In Edaphobacter lichenicola, a single genomic region encodes these proteins:
- a CDS encoding cytochrome c3 family protein: protein MQGNDFIQSKMYHREIRCFDCHQVHGNQNTANLITVGNAVCLSCHTKENPAGLKGTVSEHTHHAEGSAGSQCVACHMPKIEQTIKDNFVSAHTFRFVTPAETEQSGIPNPCTSCHIDKSTKWATNELKGWSTTYPWRVMQ from the coding sequence ATGCAAGGCAACGACTTCATCCAGAGCAAGATGTATCACCGGGAGATCCGCTGTTTCGACTGCCATCAAGTACACGGTAATCAGAACACCGCGAACCTCATTACGGTCGGCAATGCGGTCTGCCTGTCCTGCCACACGAAGGAAAATCCTGCCGGGCTCAAAGGGACGGTGAGCGAGCACACTCACCATGCTGAAGGAAGCGCCGGGAGTCAGTGCGTTGCCTGCCATATGCCCAAAATCGAGCAGACAATAAAAGATAACTTTGTTAGTGCGCACACCTTCCGCTTCGTTACCCCTGCAGAGACGGAGCAGTCAGGAATTCCTAACCCCTGCACCTCGTGTCACATCGACAAATCCACTAAGTGGGCTACCAATGAGTTGAAAGGGTGGTCTACGACGTACCCCTGGAGGGTCATGCAATAG
- a CDS encoding YncE family protein, protein MNADQLVVFDTSTRQVIANLDGFKRVHGVFAAPEIHRLYASVTGNHQVATVDTQTLKIVGTAGPINYPDGLAYVPKEQKVFVSDEHGGVDAVIDATSNTLITKIPLGGGAGNTVYDPGSGHILVAVHGVNLLVAIDPATNKIIGQYPLPGVENPHGIALDVSGRFAFVAGEGNHSLAMLDLNTMKILSTYQVGDDPDVLAYEPGLKRLYVSAESGTVTIFQSGNRKLELIGSFEMSHAHTVAVDPQTHLVYFPLENVDGHPLLRIMRPVDQK, encoded by the coding sequence ATGAATGCCGACCAGCTTGTTGTTTTCGATACTTCAACGAGGCAAGTGATCGCCAATCTCGATGGTTTCAAACGGGTGCACGGCGTGTTCGCCGCCCCTGAGATTCATCGGCTATATGCCTCTGTGACGGGAAACCATCAAGTCGCCACTGTCGATACTCAGACGCTCAAGATAGTGGGAACCGCTGGACCGATCAACTATCCGGATGGCCTGGCGTACGTCCCCAAGGAACAGAAGGTGTTTGTTTCCGATGAGCACGGAGGTGTAGATGCAGTCATCGACGCAACCAGCAACACACTTATCACCAAAATTCCTCTCGGTGGCGGGGCTGGAAACACCGTCTACGATCCGGGGTCGGGACACATTTTAGTGGCAGTCCATGGTGTGAACCTACTCGTCGCTATCGATCCGGCGACCAACAAGATCATAGGTCAATATCCTCTGCCCGGAGTTGAGAACCCTCATGGAATCGCACTCGATGTTAGTGGCCGCTTCGCCTTCGTCGCCGGTGAGGGAAATCATTCGCTAGCCATGTTAGATCTCAACACGATGAAGATCCTCTCGACCTATCAGGTGGGTGATGATCCTGATGTGCTCGCCTACGAGCCAGGTCTCAAACGGTTGTATGTCTCCGCGGAATCCGGCACCGTCACCATCTTCCAAAGCGGCAACCGAAAACTCGAGCTGATCGGTTCGTTCGAAATGTCCCATGCGCACACGGTTGCCGTCGATCCGCAGACGCACCTTGTCTACTTTCCTTTGGAGAATGTCGATGGGCATCCGCTTTTGAGAATCATGCGACCGGTTGATCAGAAATAG
- a CDS encoding DUF1259 domain-containing protein produces MAGSLAAAIALTKTPAPAPTAPATMQQTIDLNTAQIEQALGYSGKVNGGILQFSVPRVEKITDGGMEIPPAMGTATAINFQPTGGDKAAVTDDFVLLASEVNLVLRALRSHGIEVEAMHNHMLNDQPHLYFMHFWANDNATKLAQGLRAALDQTNSVKPATK; encoded by the coding sequence TTGGCGGGTTCGCTTGCCGCTGCCATCGCCCTGACGAAAACTCCCGCGCCTGCACCCACAGCGCCGGCGACTATGCAGCAAACCATCGATCTGAACACTGCCCAGATCGAGCAAGCTCTCGGTTACAGCGGAAAAGTAAACGGCGGCATCCTGCAATTCTCTGTCCCGCGCGTAGAGAAGATCACCGATGGAGGAATGGAGATTCCTCCCGCGATGGGTACGGCTACTGCCATCAACTTCCAGCCTACTGGCGGAGACAAAGCGGCGGTCACCGACGATTTTGTGCTGCTTGCCAGTGAGGTAAACCTGGTGCTCCGCGCCTTGAGGTCGCACGGAATTGAAGTCGAGGCCATGCACAATCACATGCTCAACGACCAGCCACATCTCTATTTCATGCACTTCTGGGCTAACGACAACGCAACGAAGCTAGCACAAGGGCTGCGTGCTGCGCTCGACCAGACCAACTCCGTGAAGCCCGCGACCAAATAA
- a CDS encoding AraC family ligand binding domain-containing protein: MPEQIRSLSTINLGGSINAIHAEHILRYSIEPHWHEEFAVGLIDSSDVQFNHDGKTEHIATDNVVIDNPGEVHSADDFGASSLSFRMVCISRKAAFVKWSRNERSCPVASASLKQC, encoded by the coding sequence GTGCCGGAGCAGATTCGATCGTTGTCGACAATCAATTTAGGTGGAAGCATCAATGCGATTCATGCAGAGCACATCCTCAGATATTCCATTGAACCTCATTGGCACGAGGAATTTGCCGTTGGACTGATTGATTCCAGTGATGTGCAGTTTAATCACGACGGCAAAACGGAGCATATCGCTACCGATAACGTCGTGATAGACAACCCTGGCGAAGTACATAGCGCGGACGATTTTGGCGCCTCCAGTTTGAGCTTCCGCATGGTGTGCATATCCCGGAAAGCAGCTTTCGTGAAATGGTCTCGCAACGAACGAAGCTGCCCGGTAGCCTCTGCTTCTCTCAAACAGTGTTGA
- a CDS encoding DUF1772 domain-containing protein: MPIVVVGALAGGIALGVRYGINSTSEQLAAAGAVGYALVLVITLPTNLRINHQIESWSIQNPPREWAQTRARWIRFHVIRTLFSVPAFAIYVLAVMSNTGHQ; encoded by the coding sequence ATGCCGATCGTGGTTGTCGGTGCTCTGGCAGGAGGGATAGCTCTAGGGGTGAGGTATGGTATCAATTCCACTTCAGAACAACTTGCTGCAGCAGGTGCGGTCGGCTATGCGTTGGTATTAGTCATCACCCTACCCACAAATCTGCGCATAAACCATCAAATCGAGTCCTGGTCGATTCAGAATCCACCGCGGGAATGGGCCCAAACGCGCGCGCGATGGATTCGGTTCCACGTTATTCGAACTTTATTCTCCGTTCCCGCGTTTGCCATTTATGTTCTTGCCGTGATGTCAAATACCGGGCATCAATAA
- a CDS encoding Rossmann-fold NAD(P)-binding domain-containing protein, with amino-acid sequence MGFHTALELARKGAEIIMPARTQAKAEEAMRRIRKEVPAVKLIPDILDLADLGSVRTFAERFIKALRVLHSTF; translated from the coding sequence ATCGGCTTTCACACCGCTCTCGAGCTTGCTCGCAAAGGAGCAGAGATAATCATGCCAGCGCGTACCCAAGCTAAAGCTGAAGAGGCTATGAGGCGGATTCGAAAAGAGGTACCCGCTGTTAAACTTATTCCAGATATTCTGGACTTGGCCGATCTGGGCTCTGTTCGTACCTTTGCCGAGCGATTTATAAAGGCTTTGCGAGTGCTTCACTCGACCTTCTGA
- a CDS encoding SDR family NAD(P)-dependent oxidoreductase, with protein MTSDGFERQFATNYIGPFALTALLFPSIKRALGSRVVTVASIYSKSGKIDFDNLQSERSYRPVYGAYAMSKLADLILAWNCKSC; from the coding sequence GTGACGTCTGATGGATTCGAGCGGCAATTTGCTACAAACTATATTGGCCCGTTTGCACTGACCGCTCTCTTATTTCCCTCCATCAAACGAGCACTGGGTTCACGAGTTGTTACCGTCGCCAGCATCTACTCAAAATCCGGAAAGATAGATTTCGACAACCTTCAATCCGAACGATCTTATAGACCTGTGTACGGTGCTTACGCTATGTCTAAGCTTGCCGATCTGATTTTGGCTTGGAACTGCAAAAGTTGTTAA
- a CDS encoding response regulator, protein MRILLVEDEIKVGNALSKGLQAEGYEITWAQVGEESFFHASSCTFDLIILDVMLPGRDGIEVLNLGESEANLQRKPSSAFSRH, encoded by the coding sequence GTGCGGATTCTGCTAGTGGAAGACGAGATCAAAGTGGGCAACGCGCTAAGCAAAGGGCTGCAGGCGGAAGGGTACGAAATTACCTGGGCGCAGGTCGGTGAAGAGAGCTTTTTTCATGCCAGTTCGTGCACATTCGACCTGATCATTCTGGATGTCATGCTTCCGGGCCGCGATGGAATTGAGGTTCTGAATCTCGGAGAAAGCGAAGCGAATTTGCAGCGAAAGCCATCCTCGGCGTTCTCCCGGCACTAG
- a CDS encoding YncE family protein, which translates to MRKLFVSRATTLVLLVLTATGSLYGQTRQPLSLVDTISMPNVKGRLDHLYVDVGSQRLFVAGLENGSVEVVDLKAAKWLRTIPGFQKPQGILFVPPLDKIYVASGDDGMVRVFSGKSFRLLDSIKLDRGANRVTYDWRKKLLYVGYGGKDAGQDYGEIAIIGAASDKVVATVQVDAHPAELLLGDSGEKLFAFIPLRNEIQVIDTLNRKVIATWPVSSKSPGDAALDESSQRLLIGTHTPPSMIVMNARTGGEVASLPTVEGMDGVYYDTTRKRGYVSGGRGFDVGSVFVYQQTGPDQYKNIGEVPTKAGAGTSFWSPELNRYYVAAPAHNGEQASILVFQPQP; encoded by the coding sequence ATGAGAAAGCTGTTTGTAAGCCGAGCGACGACGCTGGTCCTGTTGGTTCTGACAGCCACGGGGAGCCTTTACGGGCAGACCAGGCAGCCTCTGTCGCTTGTGGACACCATTTCCATGCCCAATGTAAAGGGGCGACTCGACCACCTGTACGTGGACGTTGGGAGTCAGCGGCTCTTTGTCGCGGGACTCGAGAATGGATCAGTCGAAGTGGTCGATCTGAAGGCAGCCAAGTGGTTGCGCACCATACCAGGCTTCCAGAAACCACAGGGAATCCTGTTTGTCCCTCCTCTGGATAAGATTTACGTGGCCAGCGGAGATGACGGAATGGTCCGGGTCTTCAGCGGAAAGTCATTCCGCTTGCTGGATTCCATTAAGTTGGACCGCGGAGCGAACCGTGTTACGTACGATTGGCGCAAGAAACTCCTTTATGTTGGGTATGGAGGGAAAGATGCGGGACAAGACTACGGTGAGATTGCAATTATTGGTGCAGCCTCAGACAAAGTTGTAGCCACAGTTCAAGTGGATGCACATCCGGCCGAATTGCTCCTGGGCGACTCAGGAGAGAAATTGTTTGCGTTCATTCCCCTGCGCAACGAAATTCAGGTAATCGACACCCTGAACCGCAAGGTCATCGCTACGTGGCCTGTGAGCAGCAAGAGCCCTGGAGATGCGGCGTTGGACGAGTCTTCGCAGAGACTGCTGATTGGTACGCATACCCCACCGAGCATGATCGTGATGAACGCACGCACTGGCGGGGAAGTCGCAAGCCTGCCCACTGTGGAAGGTATGGACGGCGTCTACTACGACACAACACGAAAGAGAGGCTATGTCTCCGGAGGAAGAGGATTTGACGTTGGCAGCGTCTTTGTCTACCAACAAACGGGCCCCGACCAATACAAGAACATCGGAGAAGTACCCACAAAGGCGGGGGCTGGAACATCTTTTTGGTCGCCCGAACTGAATCGCTACTATGTTGCAGCGCCTGCACACAACGGGGAGCAGGCGTCTATCTTGGTCTTTCAACCACAACCATAA
- a CDS encoding YncE family protein has product MITQERFMTNALCLKAFTLAAIGALSILSVRDLHSQASSRTILPLQLEEQIPVPGVAGRLDHFTADAKRKRLFVSALGNNTVEVIDVFSGRVIHSIKGLAQPQGPLYVADVDKLYVANAEDGKVRVYDGASYTLCKTIDFGADPDNMRYDAASKKVFVGFGEEDGGIAMIDPSTDERVGQVYKTGGHPESFQVEASGAHIYANVPDAGNVVESIDRKTGVVTKWPLKGLRGNYAMALNEEDHRLFTITRKTPMLVVFNTETGAEVTRMQAAGESDDVFFDASRKRIYEIGGEGFISVFEQSDPDHYQLLASVPTGIGIRTGYFFAKRDRFYVGVPAKGNEPAQVWTYEAED; this is encoded by the coding sequence ATGATTACTCAGGAGAGATTCATGACAAATGCGTTATGTCTGAAGGCGTTCACGTTGGCCGCGATAGGTGCGCTCTCGATTTTGAGCGTGAGGGACCTCCACTCACAGGCGTCATCCCGTACGATTCTCCCCTTGCAGCTTGAGGAGCAGATTCCCGTACCCGGAGTCGCCGGCCGCCTTGATCATTTCACTGCGGACGCCAAGCGCAAACGGTTGTTCGTATCGGCACTAGGAAACAACACGGTAGAAGTCATCGACGTGTTCTCCGGCAGAGTTATTCACAGCATTAAGGGGCTCGCGCAACCGCAAGGGCCACTCTACGTTGCCGATGTCGATAAGCTCTATGTTGCAAATGCAGAGGACGGGAAGGTAAGAGTCTACGACGGTGCGAGCTATACACTCTGTAAGACGATCGACTTTGGCGCTGATCCGGATAATATGCGCTACGATGCGGCCTCTAAGAAAGTATTTGTCGGCTTTGGGGAAGAGGATGGTGGGATCGCCATGATTGACCCCAGCACGGATGAGCGTGTAGGCCAGGTGTACAAGACTGGCGGCCATCCCGAGTCGTTTCAGGTGGAGGCTTCAGGGGCGCACATCTATGCAAACGTTCCGGACGCTGGAAATGTAGTAGAGTCAATCGACCGCAAGACTGGTGTAGTCACCAAGTGGCCGCTGAAGGGGCTCCGAGGAAACTACGCCATGGCGCTGAATGAAGAAGATCACCGGTTGTTCACAATTACTCGAAAGACGCCAATGCTCGTGGTGTTCAACACGGAGACAGGTGCGGAGGTCACACGCATGCAGGCAGCAGGCGAGAGCGACGATGTCTTCTTCGATGCCTCCCGCAAACGCATTTACGAGATTGGTGGAGAGGGCTTTATCAGCGTGTTCGAGCAGAGTGACCCCGATCATTACCAACTGCTCGCCAGTGTTCCTACCGGGATAGGCATTCGGACTGGCTACTTCTTCGCCAAGCGCGATCGCTTCTATGTTGGAGTGCCGGCCAAGGGCAATGAGCCAGCACAGGTCTGGACATATGAAGCGGAGGACTAA
- a CDS encoding YncE family protein, with translation MPAAEGRVDHMAVDTNSGRVFATVYGNDTVEVLDVHRGKQINVIQEGLNEPQGVAYLPELNRIVVSNSGDGTCKIFEGDMYKVIASVKFPADADQLRYDKSSKRVYVGYGEG, from the coding sequence ATGCCAGCAGCGGAAGGTCGCGTCGACCATATGGCTGTGGATACAAATAGCGGGCGTGTGTTCGCCACCGTATACGGGAACGACACAGTGGAGGTGCTCGACGTTCACCGAGGTAAGCAGATCAACGTCATCCAGGAAGGGTTGAATGAGCCTCAAGGAGTGGCCTACCTTCCCGAGTTGAATCGAATCGTCGTGTCAAACAGCGGCGACGGCACCTGCAAGATCTTTGAGGGTGATATGTACAAAGTGATCGCATCCGTCAAGTTTCCTGCGGATGCCGACCAGCTTCGCTATGATAAGTCGTCGAAACGGGTCTACGTGGGTTATGGCGAAGGCTAG
- a CDS encoding DUF1259 domain-containing protein — protein sequence MHRPRRIPPQHGSWWKQHWVGRVAFKKMGSEAMVMGDLVLTEEEIEPVMLKLQQEGIEQTSIHNHLLGESPRVIYMHIEGHGDPVAFRTHMDADRRLEETWSASGAL from the coding sequence TTGCACAGACCCAGGAGGATTCCACCACAACATGGAAGCTGGTGGAAGCAGCATTGGGTCGGCCGGGTCGCCTTCAAGAAGATGGGGAGCGAGGCGATGGTGATGGGCGACCTCGTCCTGACGGAAGAGGAGATAGAACCGGTCATGTTGAAGCTCCAGCAGGAAGGGATTGAGCAGACCTCAATCCATAACCACTTGTTGGGGGAATCACCGCGGGTGATTTACATGCATATCGAAGGGCATGGCGATCCGGTTGCATTCCGCACCCATATGGATGCAGATCGTCGATTGGAAGAAACCTGGAGCGCGAGCGGCGCTCTCTAA
- a CDS encoding cupin domain-containing protein, protein MLSGSIGFYTEGQVFEVGAGESASLPKGKPHAFLIQSDEVYSITVITPGGFFNAVNKMNEPAQKIEIPSDDVLTYASMDLTKTMEIFEKYGVHILSPEEVAEQMPEYRA, encoded by the coding sequence ATCCTCTCTGGAAGTATTGGCTTTTACACTGAAGGTCAGGTGTTCGAAGTTGGAGCCGGTGAATCCGCGTCTCTCCCTAAAGGCAAGCCGCATGCGTTCCTGATTCAATCTGACGAGGTCTACAGCATAACCGTCATTACTCCGGGTGGCTTTTTTAACGCTGTGAATAAAATGAACGAACCCGCTCAAAAGATAGAGATCCCTTCCGACGATGTTCTTACGTACGCGAGCATGGACCTCACAAAAACCATGGAGATCTTTGAGAAGTATGGTGTCCACATCCTCTCTCCAGAGGAGGTAGCAGAACAGATGCCAGAGTATCGCGCGTGA
- a CDS encoding alpha/beta fold hydrolase: MFRYVATILFGILLSAPLVAEITPFPASFHTQMVPTNGTRLYVRVGGKGPAVVLLHGFGFTGDMWAPLAIVLAKDHTVIVPDLRGMGMSDHPDTGYTKKNQAVDIAGVMDALKVQKADLVTHDIGNMIGYALAAQYPVRVTRWVAIDAPLPGIGDWDNIVRSPMLWHFDFRGPDEERLVQGRERIYLDRFWNELSGDPKRIDEDTRQHFAALYARPQAMHDAFEQFGALRQDAADNKALLAKGGKITMPVFAIGAEKFFGKNMADHMQFAASNVTGGIVPNSGHWIMEENPQATIKLVTDFLAK, translated from the coding sequence ATGTTCAGGTATGTCGCCACCATCCTTTTCGGGATCTTGCTGTCGGCGCCCCTCGTGGCGGAAATCACGCCGTTTCCAGCCAGCTTTCACACGCAAATGGTTCCGACGAACGGCACCAGGCTCTACGTCCGAGTCGGCGGCAAAGGTCCGGCCGTGGTGCTGTTGCATGGCTTCGGCTTTACGGGTGATATGTGGGCTCCCCTGGCAATTGTTCTGGCCAAGGACCATACCGTGATCGTCCCCGACCTGCGCGGCATGGGTATGTCCGATCACCCGGATACCGGCTACACCAAGAAGAACCAGGCGGTCGACATTGCCGGCGTCATGGATGCACTCAAGGTCCAGAAGGCAGACCTGGTCACACATGACATCGGCAATATGATCGGCTATGCGTTGGCTGCTCAATATCCGGTCCGGGTCACGCGCTGGGTGGCGATCGATGCACCGCTGCCCGGAATAGGCGATTGGGACAACATCGTTCGCAGCCCGATGCTGTGGCACTTCGATTTCCGGGGTCCTGACGAGGAGCGTCTGGTGCAGGGCCGGGAGCGCATCTACCTCGATCGTTTCTGGAACGAGTTGTCCGGAGACCCCAAGAGGATCGATGAAGATACGCGGCAGCACTTTGCTGCCCTGTACGCACGGCCGCAGGCGATGCACGATGCCTTCGAGCAGTTTGGGGCACTCCGCCAGGACGCCGCCGACAACAAGGCGTTGCTCGCCAAGGGCGGCAAGATCACCATGCCGGTGTTTGCCATCGGTGCCGAGAAGTTTTTCGGCAAGAACATGGCCGATCATATGCAGTTCGCCGCCAGCAACGTCACGGGAGGCATCGTGCCCAACTCCGGGCACTGGATCATGGAGGAGAATCCACAGGCCACCATCAAGTTGGTTACAGATTTCCTCGCCAAGTAG
- a CDS encoding alpha/beta hydrolase, which yields MKLSQTYRTALIAIAGFLLTAVIRTGAIAQTNSPQGVKNIVIVHGAWADGSSWSKVIPLLQAKGLHVVAVQNPLTSLADDVAATKRAIALQDGPVLLVGHSYGGVVITEAGNDPKVVGLVYVAALAPSDGESVATVTKPFPPAPLGSEVRADAEGFLTVTPKGIAEDFAQDLPDKEKQLLTATQSPTAAAVFGATITTAAWRTKPSWSVIAGNDRAVSPELEKAEAAAMKATAITVPSSHVPMLSQPKAVADFIEQAAAKAGSSILPPQQ from the coding sequence ATGAAACTCTCGCAAACATACCGAACTGCTTTGATTGCAATTGCAGGATTTCTACTGACTGCGGTGATTCGCACGGGAGCGATCGCTCAGACGAACTCCCCTCAAGGAGTTAAAAATATTGTCATTGTCCACGGTGCGTGGGCCGATGGATCAAGCTGGTCCAAAGTGATTCCACTGCTTCAAGCCAAGGGATTGCATGTGGTCGCCGTGCAGAATCCATTGACCTCGCTGGCTGACGACGTCGCCGCTACCAAGCGCGCCATCGCATTGCAGGATGGCCCTGTCCTGCTGGTGGGCCATTCCTATGGGGGAGTAGTTATCACGGAGGCAGGAAACGATCCAAAGGTAGTCGGGTTGGTCTATGTGGCTGCGCTCGCGCCGTCGGACGGTGAGTCCGTTGCTACGGTCACCAAACCGTTTCCGCCGGCTCCGCTAGGCAGCGAGGTCCGGGCGGATGCTGAAGGTTTTCTGACTGTGACCCCAAAGGGAATCGCTGAAGACTTCGCCCAGGATCTGCCAGACAAGGAGAAGCAGCTGTTGACGGCGACACAGAGTCCAACTGCAGCAGCTGTATTTGGGGCCACGATCACGACCGCCGCGTGGAGGACCAAGCCATCCTGGTCCGTGATTGCCGGTAACGATCGCGCTGTCTCTCCGGAGCTTGAGAAGGCCGAAGCGGCGGCAATGAAGGCCACAGCGATCACTGTTCCCTCCAGTCACGTGCCAATGCTTTCTCAGCCGAAAGCAGTCGCAGACTTCATCGAGCAAGCTGCAGCGAAAGCCGGGAGCTCCATTCTGCCGCCTCAGCAATAG
- a CDS encoding organic hydroperoxide resistance protein: MLPPFGEPSTNETFIHYTLPVLTGARRKTRMTTYQKNNGVAGSTQEVMKVQYTAKTHTSGGRRGGVSRSDDGRLDVKFSAPIIPGTGTNPEQLFAAGWSACFISAMGVVANNMKAKLPAEIAVDAEIDLCNSGDVYFLRARLNVSLPGLEREVAQAIVDATHSKTCAYSNATRGNIDVTINLL, translated from the coding sequence GTGCTCCCTCCTTTCGGAGAACCTTCAACGAATGAAACGTTCATTCACTACACCTTGCCGGTTTTGACCGGCGCACGGAGAAAAACAAGGATGACCACTTATCAAAAAAACAACGGAGTAGCTGGTTCAACCCAGGAAGTCATGAAGGTACAGTACACCGCGAAGACCCATACTTCGGGTGGTCGGCGGGGCGGCGTCTCACGCAGTGATGATGGCCGCTTAGATGTTAAGTTCTCGGCTCCCATAATCCCAGGAACTGGTACCAATCCCGAGCAGTTGTTTGCCGCTGGGTGGTCGGCCTGTTTCATTAGCGCGATGGGGGTTGTGGCCAACAATATGAAGGCCAAACTTCCGGCTGAGATAGCCGTCGATGCCGAAATAGACCTGTGCAATTCTGGCGACGTTTACTTCCTCCGAGCACGGCTTAACGTCAGTCTGCCGGGCTTGGAGCGCGAAGTCGCCCAGGCCATAGTGGACGCCACGCACAGCAAGACATGCGCATATTCCAATGCCACACGTGGCAACATCGACGTTACGATCAACCTCCTGTAA